In Deinococcus metalli, the DNA window GGGAACAGCGGCGCGATCAGCGCCCACAGGTCGTCAGGGACGAGGTGTTCGATCACATCTGCAGCCTAACCGCGGCAATTCTGTCCTCAGGCTCTAAGCAGCGGTATTGACCTTGACGCTGCGTCAACGTCTAGGCTCTGGCCCAGAGGGACGCCATGTATAGAATCGGTGAGTTTTCGATCATCGCGCAGGTTTCGGGGCGGTTGCTGCGCTACTACGATCAACTTGGGCTCTTCAGTCCGGAGCAGACTGATCCGCAGACCGGCTACCGCGCCTACAGCGCCACGCAGTTGCCACGGCTCAACCGCATTCTGGCCGCACGGGAGCTCGGCTTCAGCCTGGAGCAGATCGCCCGCCTGCTCGACCAGAACCTCTCCACCGATGAACTTCGCGGCATGCTCACCCTGCGCAAGGCGCAGATCGAGCGCGCCGCGCTGGCGGAAGCGGAGCGGCTGCGGGTCGTGGAATCACGCCTCCGCCAGATCGAGGACGAGGGCACACCATTCGTTCCGGACGTCGTGCTCAAGTCGGTGCCTGCTCAGCCGTTCCTGTCGCTGCGGGAGGTGTTTCCGGCCATCAGTGCCGTGAGACCGCTGATCCAGGCCATGCACGCGGCCGTTCCACGAATGGTGGGACGCAGCGTCCTCGGGCACGTGGCCCTGGTCATTCACTCCCCGGCCTTCGAGCCGGAGGCCCTCGACTTCGAAGTGGGCTACCTGCTGGCCGGGCCGGCACAGGACGCCGTGCAGCTTGAAGGGGGGCGTGTCCTGACGGTGAGCACGCTGCCGGCCATTGAGACGGCCGCAACGCTCGTGCATCTGGGGCCAAGCAGCGACACGCACCGCAGCTACGGCCAGTTGGCCGGGTGGCTGGAGACGCAAGGCTGGCAGGTGTTGGGGCCGGGGCGGCAGATCATGATGCAGCTGCCCCTGGACAGTCCGGACGCCGAGGCCGTGGTGGAATTGCATCTTCCTGTGCAGCGGCCTGCTCAAGGCACTTGACCTTAACGCGGCGTCAAGCCCCACGCTGCGGGAGTGGACGGAAACCGCCCCGGCCGGATCGATGCTACGGCCCGTTTCCGCCCCCGCAGGAGGACGGCTATGAACGTGACAGAGCAGTTGTTGGCCCGCAACGCGGCGTTTGCCACTGGAGACTTTGACCCCGGGCTGTCCATCATGCCCACCCTGAAGACAATGATCGTCAGCTGCGCGGATCCGCGGGTCGATCCTGCCCACCTGCTGGGACTGCAGCCCGGCGAGACGGCAGTATTGCGAAACGTGGGCGGAAGGATCACCCCACAGCTCATGGAAGAACTGTCGCTGCTCCAGTCGGTGGCCAGGAACCATGGAGCCACGCCCGGAGGCCGCTTCGACCTCATCGTCCTGCATCACACGGACTGCGGCATCAAATCTCTTGAGGCGCATCCCGATCGTCTGGCCGCCTACCTCGGCACGCTGCCGGACGAGCTGCCCACCAAGGCCGTGGGTGATCCGCGGGCGGCGGTGGCGGTGGATGTCGCGGCGCTGCGGGCCGATCCCCGTGTGCCCCGCGACTGGGTGGTGTCGGGTCTGGTCTATGACGTCCACACCGGTCGGGTCGAGGTGGTCATGCCGCCGGTCATCCGGACGGCATGAATTCCAGCGTCCGGAGTCCTCCCGACCCCCTTTCTCCCGACGAACAGGAGCAGGCATGAACACACCCCGCATTCTCGTCCTGACGGCCGCTGGCAAGACCGGCCTGCCCGTCGCCCTGCAGCTCCTCAACGAGGGCTTTCCCGTAACGGCGTTCGTTCGCCGCGAAGACGCCCGCAGTGCGCGCCTCCAGGCGCTGGGCGCGAGGATCGTCGTCGGTTCGCTCACCGACATCCACGACCTGCGCCGGGCCATGCCGGGCGTGCAGCGCGCCTACTTCTGCACGCCGATGGAGCCGGGGGCGCTGCGCGCGGCGGCCGCCTTCGCCACGGTGGCGGCCGAGCACCACCTGGAGAGCGTGGTCGCCATGAGCCAGTGGCTGGCCAGTCCGCACCACCGGTCGCTCCACACCCGCGAGACGTGGCTGGGCGATCAGCTCCTCGCGCGGCTGCCGGGCACGGCGGTCACCACCCTGAACCCCGGCTTCTTCGCCGACAACGACATGGCCGGTCTGCCCTTCGCGGCGCAGTACGGCCTGCTCATGCTGCCCTACGGCGCCGGCCGGAACGCGCCCCCATCCAACGAGGACATGGCGCGCGTTGCCGCCGAGATTCTGGCCCGGCCCGCGGGGCACGCGGAACAGACGTACCGCCCCACCGGCCCGGCCCTGCTGTCGCCGCAGGACATCGCGGGAATCCTGGCCAGGGTGCTGGGGCACCGGGTCGCCTACGTCGACGTGCCGTTTCCTATCTTTGCGAGGGTGGCCCGTGGTGTGGGCCTCTCGGATTTCGTGATTGCCCAGTACGAGCAGTACGTTCAGGACTACCAGCGAGACGCCTTCGCGCTCGGTGCTCCTACCGATGTGGTACAGCGCATCACCGGCCGGGCGCCCGAGGACTTCGAGACCATCGCCCGGCGCTACGTTGCCTCGGTTCCGGAGGGCACCCGCCGCCCCGCCACCCAGCTCCGGTTGCTGGGGAAGCTGACCGCGTGGATGCTGCGTCCGGCGCCACGGACGCGGCCCCACCTGGCGCTGGGTGACGTCCTCGATCCGGATCGATTGGGCCTGAGCGCACATTCACCCGACTGGCAGCGCAGCCATACGTCTGCGACGGCCCTGCTGGCGAGTGGGGCGGCGGACTGACCGAAAATGGGGTCAGGTCATGACCCTGGGTCGTCGGTGTCGACACCGGCACAGCCTTGCTGTTCTCGGACTGGCCAGAAATCCCACTGCGTTCGTCGTGCGGTAGTCGAGGATCGCGTCGGGCTCGCTGGCGCCAGCGCGTAGGCCGAGGGGCCGCAGTTCATCGGCGGTGGCGAGGTGCTCGGAGTAGGTCTGCCAGTAGCGGGGTATGTGTTGACATGGCTGGGTATGGCAGGTAAACCAAGTAGGCTGCAGAGTTGTGCTGGATCGGGAGCTCTACCGCCACCGTTTTCCCCTCAGCATCGTCGGCAATGCCCTGTAGCTGTATCACCGCTTCCCGCTCAGCCAGCGGGAAGCGCATGAGTTGCTGTTCGAGCGTGGCATGTCGTCAGTTACAAAATCGTGCGCCACTGGGACATCAAATTCGCCGCACAGTTCACCGAAGAACTGCGCCACCGGAAACCCCTACGGAGTTTCCGGTGGTTCTTGGAGGAGGTGTGCGTGAAGGTCGGAGAGGTCACCCACTGGTTCTTCTTGGCCAGAACAGCACCCGTATGGGACAGGCCGCTTCCTCGCTAGGCAGCCAAGGAACAGTGAGGGGACTCCGAATTCATCGACGTTTACCGAATCGAGTTCCGCCTGGACGTCATTTTCATAGGCACGATGGCACCTGTATGCGGCTTGCCCGCTGCCGGATGCTCGACGCAACCAGAAGCGGGGACACGACTTGGCGAGGAAGGCCGATGAGTCCAGACATGGTCAGGACGTCGTCCTGACCATAGAAATCATTCAGATCTAAACCCTGACCAAAAGGCGGTATGCCCATCGACAGGAAAGAACCACGGCTGGCAAGGGGCACATCCATGGGTTCGCCCGCATCGTCACGGGGCCGTTGCAGTGGGGGTGAAAGGCTCAGCCCAGCGAGGTGGATAGCGTCATGCGCTGGCGGGCATCCGCCCGACGTGTCCGCCCCAACGCCGTGAGCACCCACCGCGCCGGTGCCACGGCCTCCTCGAGCAGGCCGGACGCCTGCAGGATACGAATCGTCTGGTACATCAGCTCGCGGGCTGACGGGTCATACGCCGCGTTGTAGGCGTCACTCAGCTGTCGTGCCGTCGCACCGCCCGCCGGGACGAGCAGCAGCACCCGGGCCTGCCGGAGCGTCAATCCGGTGGCCACCCGCTCCCGCGCTCGGAGGCCTGTCGCCGTGATCGTCCACAGGGCGCGGGCACTCCGACCGGGGTGCCGGGTGATGTACCCGGCCGTCTGCAGTCGGGAGACCGCCGTGGCCCGCACGCCGTCTTTCACCGTGGGCAGGTCAGGCAGCGGACGGGCCTCGTGGGGATCGAGGGCGGCCAGGAGCAGGGAGGGGACGGAGCCCAGCTGCGGCGTGTACGGTTCGGAGGTGTGACGGCCCATCACCATGCCCTGTGCTAGCACGGACACCCGTGGCGTCATGGCACCTGACCAACGGGATGGAAGCGAGCGGTGGTGGACGTCGCAGAGCCACAAGAATGAGCACCTGATCACACTGTCCGTGGTCGGCCAAGTCGGTACCCTCCAGGAGTTCACCGATGACCTGGCTGCTTTCTTCACCCACCGACGTGCTGGCACAGCTGGAAACCACC includes these proteins:
- a CDS encoding NmrA family NAD(P)-binding protein; its protein translation is MNTPRILVLTAAGKTGLPVALQLLNEGFPVTAFVRREDARSARLQALGARIVVGSLTDIHDLRRAMPGVQRAYFCTPMEPGALRAAAAFATVAAEHHLESVVAMSQWLASPHHRSLHTRETWLGDQLLARLPGTAVTTLNPGFFADNDMAGLPFAAQYGLLMLPYGAGRNAPPSNEDMARVAAEILARPAGHAEQTYRPTGPALLSPQDIAGILARVLGHRVAYVDVPFPIFARVARGVGLSDFVIAQYEQYVQDYQRDAFALGAPTDVVQRITGRAPEDFETIARRYVASVPEGTRRPATQLRLLGKLTAWMLRPAPRTRPHLALGDVLDPDRLGLSAHSPDWQRSHTSATALLASGAAD
- a CDS encoding carbonic anhydrase; this translates as MNVTEQLLARNAAFATGDFDPGLSIMPTLKTMIVSCADPRVDPAHLLGLQPGETAVLRNVGGRITPQLMEELSLLQSVARNHGATPGGRFDLIVLHHTDCGIKSLEAHPDRLAAYLGTLPDELPTKAVGDPRAAVAVDVAALRADPRVPRDWVVSGLVYDVHTGRVEVVMPPVIRTA
- a CDS encoding MerR family transcriptional regulator, which codes for MYRIGEFSIIAQVSGRLLRYYDQLGLFSPEQTDPQTGYRAYSATQLPRLNRILAARELGFSLEQIARLLDQNLSTDELRGMLTLRKAQIERAALAEAERLRVVESRLRQIEDEGTPFVPDVVLKSVPAQPFLSLREVFPAISAVRPLIQAMHAAVPRMVGRSVLGHVALVIHSPAFEPEALDFEVGYLLAGPAQDAVQLEGGRVLTVSTLPAIETAATLVHLGPSSDTHRSYGQLAGWLETQGWQVLGPGRQIMMQLPLDSPDAEAVVELHLPVQRPAQGT